A stretch of the Channa argus isolate prfri chromosome 9, Channa argus male v1.0, whole genome shotgun sequence genome encodes the following:
- the LOC137133254 gene encoding trace amine-associated receptor 8a-like — translation MMDTFDGAELCYPQLNTSCRKPTNIHPQASLAYVVLSFISVLTVALNLLVIVSIAHFRQLHTPTNLLLLSLAVSDLLVGLLLMPVEIVYTETCWFFSDMLCTLYYVIDYTLTSAAVASMVLISIDRYVAVCDPLHYVTKVTIKTTQMSVCLCWVCSIFYRSLLLNDHLRHPGSSNSCLGECVVVIDYVAGVVDLVLTFIIPISVIVVLYMRVLLVALSQARAMRSHVAAASVKRSGSITVKKAEMKAARALGIVIVMFLVCFCPYYFPSLAGEDTSVDAASVAIEIWLTHFNSCINPVIYALFYPWFRKSVKLILTLQILKSGSSNAKLL, via the exons ATGATGGACACCTTTGATGGAGCTGAGCTCTGCTATCCACAACTTAACACGTCCTGCAGGAAGCCTACAAACATTCACCCTCAGGCCTCGCTCGCTTATGTTGTGCTTTCTTTCATCTCTGTGCTCACTGTGGCtcttaacctgctggtcatcgTCTCCATCGCCCACTTCAG gcagctccacacccccaccaacctcctcctcctctccctggcCGTCTCAGACCTCCTTGTGGGCCTCCTTCTGATGCCAGTTGAAATCGTCTACACAGAGACATGCTGGTTTTTTAGTGACATGCTGTGCACTCTCTATTATGTCATAGACTACACCCTCACCTCAGCCGCAGTAGCCAGTATGGTTCTTATATCTATTGACCGATATGTAGCtgtttgtgaccctctgcactACGTCACCAAGGTCACtatcaaaacaacacaaatgagtGTTTGCCTGTGTTGGGTTTGTTCCATTTTCTACAGGAGTCTCCttttaaatgatcatttaaGACATCCGGGCAGCTCTAATTCCTGTTTGGGAGAATGCGTAGTTGTCATTGATTATGTTGCAGGAGTCGTTGACCTTGTTCTCACCTTCATTATACCCATTAGTGTCATCGtagttctgtatatgagagtgctTCTGGTGGCcttgtctcaggctcgtgccatgagGTCTCACGTTGCAGCTGCATCAGTCAAACGCTCGGGGAGTATAACTGTGAAGAAAGCGGAGATGAAAGCAGCCAGAGCTCTCGGTATTGTTATAGTcatgtttttggtgtgtttctgtccatattACTTCCCCTCTCTGGCAGGTGAGGACACTTCGGTCGATGCTGCATCTGTGGCCATTGAGATCTGGCTGACGCATTTTAACTCCTGCATAAACCCTGTGATCTATGCCCTATTTTACCCCTGGTTCAGAAAATCTGTTAAGCTCATTTTGACACTCCAGATACTGAAGTCTGGCTCAAGTAATGCTAAATTACTATAG
- the LOC137132925 gene encoding trace amine-associated receptor 13c-like: MMGSLEGAELCFPQLVNTSCKKQFHSPTETMLTYILLSCISSLTVSFNLLVIVSISHFRQLHTPTNILLLSLAVSDFLVGLLVMPVKILLTGGCWLWGTFLCGLYRYISFIITSSSVGNMVLISVDRYVAIIDPLCYTTKVTTQRGKICVCLCWTCCVFYNGVILMDVLIHADTFQSCYGECMPLLNNIAGAVDVILTFIGPITVIIVLYMRVFVVAVSQARAMRSHIAAVSLQGSVGGIAKKSERKAAKTLGVVIIVFLMCFCPYFYPSFVSQDTSASLAFSDFGVWMLYCNSSLNPLIYAYFYPWFRKSIKLIVTLQILRPDSCDANVL, encoded by the exons ATGATGGGGTCCCTGGAAGGAGCTGaactctgttttccacagctcGTCAACACCTCCTGCAAAAAGCAGTTTCATTCTCCCACTGAGACCATGTTGACTTACATCCTGCTCTCCTGCATCTCTTCGCTCACTGTGTCTTTCAACCTGCTTGTCATCGTCTctatctcccacttcag GCAGCTCCACACCCCCACCAACATCCTCCTCTtgtctctggctgtctcagattTCCTTGTTGGCCTCCTGGTGATGCCGGTTAAAATTCTCCTAACAGGGGGCTGCTGGCTCTGGGGGACCTTCTTATGTGGATTATATCGCTATATCTCTTTTATAATTACGTCCTCCTCTGTGGgaaacatggtgctgatatcagttGACAGATACGTGGCCATAATTGACCCGTTGTGTTACACCACTAAAGTCACAACACAAAGAGGTAaaatctgtgtctgtctgtgttggacctgttgtgtgttttataatgGTGTCATACTGATGGATGTCCTGATACATGCAGATACATTTCAATCCTGCTATGGAGAGTGCATGCCTTTATTAAATAACATAGCAGGAGCTGTAGATGtcatattaacatttattggccccatcactgtcatcatagtCCTGTATATGAGAGtctttgtggtggctgtgtctcaggctcgagccatgaggtctcacATTGCTGCTGTCTCCCTCCAGGGTTCAGTTGGTGGAATCGCTAAGAAATCTGAGAGAAAAGCAGCTAAAACTCTTGgtgttgttattattgtgtttttaatgtgtttttgtccttATTTTTATCCATCTTTCGTGAGCCAGGACACATCAGCCAGTTTGGCATTTTCAGATTTTGGTGTTTGGATGCTTTACTGTAACTCCTCTTTAAATCCACTGATTTATGCTTACttttacccctggtttagaaaatcaaTTAAACTTATTGTTACACTTCAGATACTGCGGCCGGACTCTTGTGATGCAAACGTACTGTAA
- the LOC137133650 gene encoding trace amine-associated receptor 13c-like, with protein sequence MEHKEEAELCFPELINASCKKPLQHRAENVLIYNLLSFISFVTVALNLLVIISISHFRQLQSPTNVLLLSLAVSDFLVGLLLMPGRILLIGSCWFLGSFACGLFQYASFIITSSSVGNMVLISVDRYVAINDPLCYPTKVTPLRVKISVCLCWTCSVSYNGVILNKFLRYPDMYNSCYGECVAVIDNITGAVDVILTFIGPITVIIVLYMRVFVVAVSQARAMRSHIAAVSLQGSVGGIAKKSERKAAKTLGVVVVVFLMCFCPYFYPSLAGQETSATVAFSLFGVWLLYCNSCLNPLIYAYFYPWFRKSVKRIVTLQILRPDSCDANVL encoded by the exons ATGGAACACAAGGAAGAAGCTGAACTCTGCTTCCCAGAGCTCATCAACGCCTCCTGCAAAAAGCCTTTACAGCATCGTGCTGAGAATGTCTTGATTTACAACCTGTTGTCCTTCATTTCTTTTGTCACTGTGGCTCtgaacctgctggtcatcatctctaTCTCCCACTTtag GCAGTTGCAAAGCCCCACCAAcgtcctcctcttgtccctggCTGTCTCAGATTTCCTCGTCGGTCTCCTGCTCATGCCGGGTCGAATTCTCCTCATAGGGAGCTGCTGGTTCCTGGGGAGCTTCGCGTGTGGATTATTTCAATATGCTTCTTTTATCATCACATCGTCCTCAGTAGgaaacatggtgctgatatcgGTTGACAGATACGTGGCCATCAATGACCCTTTGTGTTACCCCACCAAAGTCACACCACTAAGAGTTAAaatcagtgtctgtctgtgttggacCTGTTCTGTGTCCTATAATGGTGTCATACTGAACAAATTCCTCAGATATCCAGATATGTATAATTCCTGCTATGGAGAATGTGTAGCTGTGATTGATAACATAACAGGAGCTGTAGATGtcatattaacatttattggccccatcactgtcatcatagtcctgtatatgagagtgtttgtggtggctgtgtctcaggctcgagccatgaggtctcaTATTGCTGCTGTCTCACTCCAGGGTTCAGTTGGTGGAATTGCTAAGAAATCTGAGAGAAAAGCAGCTAAAACTCTTGGTGTTGTCGTGGtcgtgtttttaatgtgtttctgtccttATTTCTATCCGTCTCTCGCAGGACAAGAAACATCAGCCACTGTggcattttctttgtttggcGTGTGGCTGCTTTACTGCAACTCCTGTTTAAATCCACTGATTTATGCTTatttctacccctggtttagaaaatccgTTAAACGTATTGTCACACTGCAGATACTGCGGCCGGACTCTTGTGATGCCAACGTACTGTAG
- the LOC137133420 gene encoding trace amine-associated receptor 13c-like yields MDSLEEAELCFPQLINTSCKKPMRHRAETMFIYIVFSCISVVTVLLNLLVIISISHFRQLQTPTNLLLLSLAVSDFLVGLLLMPVRIYHIGSCWLWGSSMCALFRYTSFIITSSSVGNMVLISVDRYVAIIDPLCYTTKVTPKRVKFCVCLCWAGCIFYNGVILHDFLKHPETYYSCHGECGNVLTFVSGAVDVVFTFIGPITVIIVLYMRVFVVAVSQARAMRSHIAAVSLQGSVGGIATKSERKAAKTLGVVIIVFLMCFCPYFYPSLVNQDTSATVAFSVFGLWLLYCNSCLNPLIYAYFYPWFRKSVKLIVTLQILQLDSCDANVL; encoded by the exons ATGGATTCCCTAGAAGAAGCTGAactctgctttccacagctgATCAACACCTCCTGCAAAAAGCCAATGCGGCATCGTGCTGAGACCATGTTCATTTACATAGTGTTCTCCTGCATCTCTGTTGTCACTGTGcttctcaacctgctggtcatcatctcgaTCTCCCACTT CAGGCAGCTCCAAAcccccaccaacctcctcctcctgtctctggCTGTCTCGGACTTCCTCGTAGGCCTCCTGCTGATGCCGGTTCGGATTTACCATATAGGAAGCTGCTGGCTTTGGGGGAGCTCCATGTGTGCATTATTTCGATATACTTCTTTTATCATAACCTCGTCCTCAGTAGgaaacatggtgctgatatcagttGATAGATACGTGGCCATTATTGACCCATTGTGTTACACCACTAAAGTCACACCGAAGAGAGTTaaattctgtgtctgtctgtgttgggcTGGTTGTATCTTCTATAATGGAGTCATACTGCACGACTTTCTAAAACATCCAGAAACGTATTATTCCTGCCATGGAGAGTGTGGTAATGTACTTACTTTTGTGTCAGGAGCGGTGGATGtcgtatttacatttattggccccatcactgtcatcatagttctgtatatgagagtgtttgtggtggctgtgtctcaggctcgagccatgaggtctcacATTGCTGCTGTCTCACTCCAGGGTTCAGTTGGTGGAATCGCTACAAAAtctgaaagaaaagcagctaaaaCTCTCGgtgttgttattattgtgtttttaatgtgtttttgtccttATTTTTATCCCTCTCTCGTGAACCAGGACACATCAGCCACTGTggcattttcagtttttgggCTGTGGCTGCTTTACTGTAACTCCTGTTTAAACCCGCTGATTTATGCTTatttctacccctggtttagaaaatcagTTAAACTTATTGTtacacttcagatactgcagctgGACTCTTGTGATGCCAACGTACTCTAA
- the LOC137132926 gene encoding trace amine-associated receptor 13c-like, translating into MSITETTGQAELCFPQLVNTSCKMPLQHHAETMFTYVLLCGISSLTVALNLLVIISISHFRQLHTPTNLLLLSLAVSDFLVGLLLMPVRILLIGSCWFMGSFACGLFQYASYIITSSSVGNMVLISVDRYVAINDPLCYPTKVTPQRVKFCVGLCWACSVSYNGLILNDFLKHPDTHNSCYGECLAVVSNIAGTVDVMLTFIAPITVIIVLYMRVFVVAVSQARAMRSHIAAVSLQRSVGGIAKKSERKAAKTLGVVVVVFLMCFCPYFYPSLLSQDASATVTFSVFGVWILYCNSCLNPLIYAFFYPWFRKSIKLIVTFQILQQDSSDANIL; encoded by the exons ATGTCCATTACGGAGACAACAGGCCAAGCGGAACTGTGCTTCCCACAGCTCGTCAACACCTCCTGCAAAATGCCATTGCAACATCACGCTGAGACCATGTTCACTTACGTCCTGCTTTGCGGCATCTCTTCGCTCACTGTGGCTCtaaacctgctggtcatcatctcaaTTTCCCACTTCAG gcagctccacacccccaccaacctcctcctcctgtccctggctgtctcagacttcctCGTGGGCCTTCTGCTGATGCCGGTTCGCATTCTCCTCATAGGGAGCTGCTGGTTTATGGGGAGTTTTGCATGTGGACTATTTCAATATGCATCATATATCATCACATCGTCCTCAGTAGgaaacatggtgctgatatcagttGACAGATATGTGGCCATCAATGACCCTTTGTGTTACCCCACTAAAGTCACACCACAAAGAGTTAAATTCTGTGTCGGCCTGTGTTGGGCCTGTTCTGTGTCCTATAATGGTTTGATATTGAATGATTTCCTGAAACACCCAGATACACATAATTCCTGCTACGGAGAATGTCTAGCTGTTGTAAGTAACATAGCAGGAACTGTAGATGTCATGTTAACATTTATTGCccccatcactgtcatcatagttctgtatatgagagtctttgtggtggctgtgtctcaggctcgagccatgaggtctcacATTGCAGCTGTCTCCCTCCAGCGTTCAGTTGGTGGAATCGCTAAGAAATCTGAGAGAAAAGCAGCTAAAACTCTTggtgttgtggtggtggtgtttttaatgtgtttctgtccttATTTCTATCCGTCTCTTCTCAGCCAGGacgcatcagccactgtgacattttcagtttttggcGTCTGGATACTTTACTGTAACAGCTGTTTAAATCCACTGATTTATGCGTTTTTTTATCCGTGGTtcagaaaatcaataaaactcATTGTTACATTTCAGATACTGCAGCAGGACTCTAGTGATGCAAACATACTGTAG
- the LOC137132527 gene encoding trace amine-associated receptor 13c-like, which yields MESLQGAELCFPQLVNTSCKKQFHPHAETMFNYILLSCLSLVTVSLNLLVIISISHFRQLHTPTNILLLSLAVSDFLVGLLVMPVQILLTGGCWLWGTFLCGLYRYISFVITSSSVGNMVLISVDRYVAIIDPFSYTTKVTTQKGKICVCLCWSSCVFYNGVIQRDLLTNLDTFYSCYGECVPVLNNIAGAVDVIVTFIGPITVIIVLYMRVFVVAVSQARAMRSHIAAVSLQGSVGGIAKKSERKAAKTLGVVVVVFLMCFCPYFYPSFVSQDTSASLAFSDMGVWILYCNSCLNPLIYAYFYPWFRKSIKLIVTLQILQPDSCDANVL from the exons ATGGAGTCTCTGCAAGGAGCCGAactctgctttccacagctcGTCAACACCTCCTGCAAAAAGCAGTTTCACCCTCACGCTGAGACCATGTTCAATTACATCCTGCTGTCTTGCCTTTCTTTAGTCACTGTGtctctcaacctgctggtcatcatctctatctcccacttcag GCAGCTCCACACCCCCACCAACATCCTCCTCTtgtctctggctgtctcagattTCCTTGTTGGCCTCCTGGTGATGCCGGTTCAAATTCTCCTAACAGGGGGCTGCTGGCTTTGGGGGACCTTCTTATGTGGGTTATATCGATATATCTCTTTTGTCATTACGTCCTCTTCAGTAGgaaacatggtgctgatatcagttGACAGATACGTGGCCATAATTGACCCTTTTTCTTACACCACTAAGGTCACAACACAAAAAGGTAaaatctgtgtctgtctgtgttggtcaTCTTGTGTCTTTTATAATGGTGTCATACAGCGTGACCTCTTGACAAATCttgatacattttattcttgTTATGGAGAGTGTGTACCTGTATTAAATAACATAGCAGGAGCTGTAGATGTCATAGTGACATTTATTGGccccatcactgtcatcatagtTCTATATATGAGAGtctttgtggtggctgtgtctcaggctcgagccatgaggtctcaTATTGCTGCTGTCTCACTCCAGGGTTCAGTTGGTGGAATCGCTAAGAAATCTGAGAGAAAAGCAGCTAAAACTCTCGGTGTTGTCgtggttgtgtttttaatgtgtttctgtccttATTTTTATCCGTCTTTCGTGAGCCAGGACACATCAGCCAGCTTGGCATTTTCAGATATGGGTGTGTGGATACTTTACTGTAACAGCTGTTTAAATCCACTGATTTATGCTTatttctacccctggtttagaaaatcaaTTAAACTTATTGTtacacttcagatactgcagccagACTCTTGTGATGCCAACGTACTGTAA
- the LOC137132924 gene encoding trace amine-associated receptor 13c-like — MESLQGAELCFPQLVNTSCKKQFHPHAETMFTYILLSCLSLVTVSLNLLVIISISHFRQLHTPTNILLLSLAVSDFLVGLLVMPVQILLTGGCWLWGTFFCGLYRYIGFVITSSSVGNMVLISVDRYVAIIDPLCYTTKVTTQRGKICVCLCWSSCVFYNGVILRDLLIDLDTFYSCYGECVPVLNNIAGAVDVIVTFIGPITVIIVLYMRVFVVAVSQARAMRSHIAAVSLQGSVGGIAKKSERKAAKTLGVVVVVFLMCFCPSFYPSFMSQDTSASLAFSDMGVWILYCNSCLNPLIYAYFYPWFRKSIKLIVTLQILQPDSCDANIASCSFRVTCEYLIPAAYLDVILIFSTSEIEHITHAIRLFLTLKDTFSAASIRSLPDPGKQFIVKVDPSYIGLGVVLSQRSGEDSKELLEFIFPPSARIALTQLENEGKVSRAQANNPTPSTCPNEFLFVPSQLCSMALAFSVNRLLRSRRRGRGVQYLVDWSLGALLDRLPVLPK; from the exons ATGGAGTCTCTGCAAGGAGCCGAactctgctttccacagctcGTCAACACCTCCTGCAAAAAGCAGTTTCACCCTCACGCTGAGACCATGTTCACTTACATCCTGCTGTCTTGCCTTTCTTTAGTCACTGTGtctctcaacctgctggtcatcatctctatctcccacttcag gCAGCTCCACACCCCCACCAACATCCTCCTCTTGTCTCTGGCTGTCTCGGACTTCCTTGTTGGCCTCCTGGTGATGCCGGTTCAAATTCTCCTAACAGGGGGCTGCTGGCTTTGGGGGACCTTCTTTTGTGGATTATATCGCTATATTGGTTTTGTCATTACGTCCTCTTCAGTAGgaaacatggtgctgatatcagttGACAGATACGTGGCCATAATTGACCCTCTGTGTTACACCACTAAAGTCACAACACAAAGAGGTAaaatctgtgtctgtctgtgttggtcaTCTTGTGTCTTTTATAATGGTGTCATACTGCGTGATCTCCTGATAGATCttgatacattttattcttgTTATGGAGAGTGTGTACCTGTATTAAATAACATAGCAGGAGCTGTAGATGTCATAGTGACATTTATTGGccccatcactgtcatcatagtTCTatatatgagagtgtttgttgtggctgtgtctcaggctcgagccatgaggtctcacATTGCTGCTGTCTCACTCCAGGGTTCAGTTGGTGGAATCGCTAAGAAATCTGAGAGAAAAGCAGCTAAAACTCTTggtgttgttgtggttgtgtttttaatgtgtttctgtccttCTTTCTATCCATCTTTCATGAGCCAGGACACATCAGCCAGCTTGGCATTTTCAGATATGGGTGTGTGGATACTTTACTGTAACAGCTGTTTAAATCCACTGATTTATGCTTatttctacccctggtttagaaaatcaaTTAAACTTATTGTtacacttcagatactgcagcctgacTCTTGTGATGCCAAC ATTGCTTCCTGTTCTTTCCGAGTGACCTGTGAATATCTGATCCCAGCCGCCTATCTAGATGTTATCCTCATTTTCTCCACCTCTGAGATTGAGCACATCACCCAC GCAATCAGGCTTTTTCTCACGCTTAAAGACACGTTCTCCGCCGCTTCCATTCGCTCTCTCCCAGACCCTGGTAAACAGTTTATCGTGAAGGTAGACCCCTCTTACATAGGGTTGGGGGTGGTCCTTTCCCAGCGCTCTGGGGAAGACTCTAAG GAGCTACTGGAATTCATTTTCCCACCTTCCGCCCGTATAGCCCTCACCCAACTAGAGAATGAGGGGAAAGTGTCCCGAGCCCAAGCCAACAACCCCACTCCTTCCACTTGCCCCAATGAGTTTCTGTTTGTCCCCAGCCAACTCTGTTCTATG GCTCTGGCCTTCTCTGTCAACCGCCTGTTGAGGTCGCGACGGAGAGGCCGGGGTGTCCAGTATCTGGTGGACTGGTCCCTTGGAGCCCTCCTGG ATCGTCTTCCTGTTCTCCCCAAATGA
- the LOC137132927 gene encoding trace amine-associated receptor 13c-like: protein MELLQGAELCFPQLNNSCKKPVQPHAGTMFLYVLPSCLSLLTMSLNLLVIVSISHFRQLQTSTNILLLSLAVSDFLVGLLLMPVRILLTVSCWYWGSVICRIFRYVNFIITSSSVGNMVLISIDRYVAIIDPLSYPTKVTPQRVKFCVCLCWAGCAFYNGLILHDFLLHADTYYSCYGQCVSVLNYISGAVDVVFTFIAPITVIIVLYMRVFVVAVSQARAMRSHIAAVSLQGSVGGIAKKSERKAAKTLGVVVVVFLMCFCPYFYPSLVTQDTSATVAFSSFGVWILYCNSCLNPLIYAFLYPWFRKSVKLIVTLQILQPDSCDANIM, encoded by the exons ATGGAGTTGCTGCAAGGAGCTGAgctctgttttccacagctcAACAACTCCTGCAAAAAGCCAGTGCAGCCTCATGCTGGGACCATGTTTCTTTACGTCCTGCCTTCCTGCCTTTCTTTGCTCACAATGAgtctcaacctgctggtcatcgtctccatctcccacttcag GCAGCTCCAAACCTCTACCAACatcctcctcctgtctctggctgtctcagacttcctCGTAGGCCTCCTGCTGATGCCGGTTCGGATTCTCCTTACAGTGAGCTGCTGGTATTGGGGGAGTGTTATATGTAGAATATTTCGATATGTTAACTTTATTATCACATCGTCCTCGGTAGgaaacatggtgctgatatcaaTTGACAGATACGTGGCCATCATTGACCCTTTGTCTTACCCCACTAAAGTCACACCACAAAGAGTTaaattctgtgtctgtctgtgttgggcTGGTTGTGCCTTTTATAATGGTTTGATTCTGCACGACTTCCTGCTTCATGCAGACACATATTATTCCTGCTATGGACAGTGTGTTAGTGTACTTAATTACATATCAGGAGCTGTAGACGtcgtatttacatttattgcccccatcactgtcatcatagtcctgtatatgagagtgtttgtggtggctgtgtctcaggctcgagccatgaggtctcaTATTGCTGCTGTCTCCCTCCAGGGTTCAGTTGGTGGAATCGCCAAGAAATCTGAGAGAAAAGCAGCTAAAACGCTCGGTGTTGTCGTGGtcgtgtttttaatgtgtttctgtccttATTTTTATCCCTCTCTCGTGACCCAGGACACATCAGCCACTGTGGCATTTTCAAGTTTTGGTGTGTGGATACTTTACTGTAACTCATGTTTAAATCCACTGATTTATGCTTTTTtgtacccctggtttagaaaatctgttaaactTATTGTtacacttcagatactgcagccggACTCTTGTGATGCCAACATAATGTAG
- the LOC137132923 gene encoding trace amine-associated receptor 13c-like, producing the protein MEPLKEDEFCFPQLNTSCKKPLQHLAETVFTYILLSCISFLTVVLNLLVIISISHFRQLHTPTNLLLLSLAVSDLLVGLLLMPVRILLIGSCWFLGNFICALFQYLSYIITSSSVGNMVLISVDRYVAIIDPLCYPTKVTPQRVKFCVCLCWASCVLYNGLILTDFLEQPDAFYSCHGECGNVINYIAGAVDVILTFIGPITVIIVLYMRVFVVAVSQARAMRSHIAAVSLQGSVGGIAKKSERKAAKTLGVVVVVFLMCFCPYFYPSLVSLDSSTTVAFSVFGVWLLYCNSCLNPLIYAYFYPWFRKSMKLIFTLQILRPDSCDANIM; encoded by the exons atggAGCCTCTGAAAGAAGatgaattttgttttccacagctCAACACCTCCTGCAAAAAGCCATTACAGCATCTTGCTGAAACTGTATTCACGTATATTCTGCTGTCCTGCATCTCTTTTCTCACTGTGgttctcaacctgctggtcatcatctccatctcccacttcag gcagctccacacccccaccaacctcctcctcctgtccctgGCTGTCTCAGACCTCCTCGTGGGCCTCCTGCTGATGCCGGTTCGCATTCTCCTCATAGGGAGTTGCTGGTTTTTGGGAAACTTCATATGTgcattatttcaatatttatcaTATATCATCACTTCGTCCTCAGTAGgaaacatggtgctgatatcagttGACAGATACGTGGCCATAATTGACCCTTTGTGTTACCCCACTAAAGTCACACCACAAAGAGTTaaattctgtgtctgtctgtgttgggcATCTTGTGTCTTATATAATGGCTTGATACTGACTGACTTCTTAGAACAACCAGATGCATTTTATTCCTGCCATGGTGAGTGTGGTAATGTCATTAATTACATAGCAGGAGCTGTAGATGtcatattaacatttattggccccatcactgtcatcatagtcctgtatatgagagtgtttgtggtggctgtgtctcaggctcgagccatgaggtctcaTATTGCTGCTGTCTCACTCCAGGGTTCAGTTGGTGGAATCGCTAAGAAATCTGAGAGAAAAGCAGCTAAAACTCTCGGTGTTGTCGTGGtcgtgtttttaatgtgtttctgtccttATTTTTATCCCTCTCTCGTGAGCTTAGACTCATCAACAACTGTggcattttcagtttttggtgTCTGGCTGCTTTATTGTAACTCCTGCTTAAACCCACTGATTTATGCTTatttctacccctggtttagaaaatcaatgaaacttatttttacacttcagaTACTGCGGCCGGACTCTTGTGATGCCAACATAATGTAA